GCGTAGGCGTTACCATTTAATCCATGCTCTGGTGCAAAGAGAGCAACGAGAGAGAACTCTTTTGCTTCTCGGAAGAGGTCGATTGTCGATTTAAAATCTCTATTGATGCCTGTATGGTTGGTGATGAGGCCAACCTTCTTGTTCATTAAGAGAGAAGCGGCGTGTCCCTCTTCAAAAAAAAGATCTACACCTGTGCTTACGCCTTCTGAAGCTGTAACAAATGGCGAGAGAAATAGAAAAAGAGTTAAAAAAAGAGTTTTCATATCAGAATCCCTGCCTTCCGGAAAAAGCGCGTAGTAGCGTTCCGCCATCTACAAAATCCAGAGAGCTTCCCATCGGAAGGCCGAACGCGAGTCTGGAGATCTTGATGCCCGAACCTTGCAGCTGCTCTCTTAAATAGAGAGCTGTTGTATCGCCCTCCAGTGTCGAGTCGAGCGCTACAATAATTTCTTGAATATTATGAGTCCGAATCCGGCGCTTGAGCCCCTCAAAATTGAGGTTTTGAGGGTGCTTTCCCTCGAGAGGGGAGAGGAGCCCTCCCAACACGTGGTAGAGGCCGCGGAAGGAGCCCGTCTCTTCGATTGCAAAGAGATCTTTTGCCGAGGAGATGACGCACATCTGGCTCGTCTCTCTTTTGGTTAAATCGCAGAAGTCGCACCTCTTCTCATCCATCAGACAGTGGCATTCGGGGCAGGTGCGGATGCGCGCCTTTGCGGTTGAGATCGATTCTGCTAGTTCGCTGAGTTCATGATCCGACCAGCCCAGAAGGTGAAACGCAAAGCGCTCGGCCGTGCGTCCACCCACACCAGGAAATTTTTTTAAGTTGGCGATCAGTTTTACAAGTGGTGAAGGATATTTTGACATAAGGACCAACAGGATAGCGAAGCGGCTTGTTGTGTTTCAAATGAAAACTTTTAAAGGAGGAAGAAGCTTTGTTTTTTTTCGCGATTAAGCTAAAATTGAAGGATCGTTTAACAAAAAATTTTAATTTTAGGAACCAGAACAGATGCTGGCAAAAGCGAGAATCATTGGAACAGGCTCCTATCTTCCTACGCGAGTTCTGAGCAATAGCGATTTAGAGAAGATGGTAGAGACCTCTGATGAGTGGATCTTCACACGCACTGGTATTAAAGAGCGCCGCATTGCTGCAGAGGGCGAGCACACATCTACCATGGGCTTTGAAGCCGCGAAGAGGGCAATTGAGAATGCGAAGATTCAGCCCGAAGAGATCGATCTTATTCTCGTCGCAACGCTCACCCCAGACCACATCTTCCCCAGCACGAGCTGCATCCTTCAATCTCTCCTTAAACTGCCCAACGCCGCAGCCTTCGATTTACAGGCAGCCTGCACCGGGTATGTATATGGGCTCTCTATCGCTAAGAGTTTTGTTGAGTCGGGCATGTATAAAAATGTCTTGCTCGTCGCATCTGAGAAGCTCTCTTCAATTGTGAACTATAAAGACCGCAACACCTGCGTCCTCTTTGGAGATGGAGCCTCTGCCTGCATCGTTAGCGCAAAAGGAAAAGGTCTTCATATCCGTGAGATCTGCCTTGGCGCAGATGGAGAGCAGGCGTGCCTGCTCACCCTGCCAGCAGGGGGCTCTCGCACTCCAGCCTCTCAAGAGAGCGTCGCAGCAAATCTCCACTACCTGACCATGGAAGGAAAAGAGGTCTATAAGCACGCCGTTCGTAGGATGGAAGCTGCCTGCAACCAGTGTCTAGCTCAGGCCGGTCTCTCAGAAAAAGAGATCAGCTGGCTCGTGCCACACCAGGCCAACATCCGCATCATCGAAGGCATTGCTAAACGCTTTGAAGTGCCGATGGAGCGGGTCTTCATGACAGTTCATAAGTATGGAAACACCTCAGCCTCTTCGCTCGGCATCGCCCTCGATGAGCTTCTGCAGGAGTATAAGATTAAAAGCGGAGAAAATCTTCTTCTTACAGCCTTTGGCGCCGGACTTACCTGGGGCAGCTGTATTTTAACCTATAAAGATGAGGAGTCATGAGTAGACGTTTTGCTTATCTCTTTCCTGGACAAGGTGCGCAGTATGTAGGGATGGGAAAGGATTTTTACGACCAGTTCCCCATCGCGCGTCAGACCTTTGAAGAGGCGGACGATCTTCTCGGACAGACCTTTTCTAAGCTTATTTTTGAAGGGCCTGGCGAGGAGCTTACCCTCACAAAAAACAGTCAACTTGCAATCTATATCGTAAGCATTGCTATCTGGAGAACGTTTCAGCAGCAGTGCCCAGACGTTCACCCCACTCTCTGCGCAGGGCTCAGCCTCGGTGAGTACACCGCACTTACAGCGGCTGGCAAGGTCTCTTTTGCAGACTGCCTCCAGCTCGTAAAGGCGAGAGGCCTCTACATGCATGAGGCGTGCCTCTCCTCTCCTGGTACGATGCGCGTTGTGCTCGGTTTAGAGGTCGAAGCTGTAGAAAAGGCTCTAGCAGAGCTCGGTTCTGATTCAAAGGTCTGGATCGCCAACCTCAACTGTCCCGGACAGGTCGTGATTGCAGGTGATCTAGCTCACATGGATAAGGCAGCAGAACACCTAAAAGTGCGCGGCGCAAAACGCGTACTGCCGCTTGATGTCTCCGGCGCCTTTCACTCTCCGCTGATGCGCGAGGCTCAAGAGAGATTAAGCCCTATCATTCAAGCTACACCCCTTAAAGAGACCCCCGTTTCCCTCATTATGAATAGCGTGGGTAGAGTCGTCTCTTCTCTCGACGAGATCAGAAAGTCTATGACAGATCAAGTTACTCACCCCGTCTTCTGGGAGAAGGGGATTCGCAGCGTGGAAGGCAGCGTCGACCTCTATATCGAGATGGGCTGCGGCAAGACCCTTTCTGGCATGAATAAGAAGATTGGAACGCTCGCTCCAACACTTACTCTCGAAAAGGTCACAGATCTAGACACAGTTATAACATCCTTAATGGCAGGAGTGTAGATGCTAAAAGATAAGAAGGCCCTCATCACTGGCGGAACAGCGGGAATCGGCAAAGAGATCGCTCTGCGTTTTGCTAGAGAAGGCGCGCATGTCGCCGTTTTTGGAACAAACCCCGAGCGCGTTCAGGAGATTCTTCAAGAGCTTGAAGGAGCAAGAATCTCTCCTGAGCAGAAGTTCTTTGCGGAAGCTGTGAACGTTGCAGATAAGAAGGCTGTTGAGAGCGCCATCCAGCATCTACTCACTGGATTTGGAACCTTCGATGTTCTGGTTAACAATGCCGGCATCACACGCGATAACCTCCTGATGAAGATGAGCGAGCAGGATTGGGATGAGGTGATGGATGTCAATCTCAAGTCGGTCTACAACACCTGCCAGACGCTTGTGAGACCCATGATGAAGGCCCGCGGGGGTAAAATTATTAATATATCATCTGTCATCGGCTTGACAGGAAATGCGGGCCAAGTGAATTATGCTGCATCCAAATCGGGGATGATCGGCTTTACAAAGGCCCTAGCTCAAGAGCTAGCCTCGCGCGGTATCTGTGTAAACTGCATTGCGCCTGGCTTTATTCAGACCCGAATGACCGATGTCCTTACGGATTCTCAGAAAGAGGGAATCCTGAAAAAGATACCCATGGGCCGCATGGGCTCTGCTCGCGAGATTGCAGACGCCACAGTCTTCTTGGCGAGCGACCTGTCCAGTTACATCACTGGGCAAGTTCTCACAGTTGACGGCGGAATGGTAATGTAAATTTTATTTTGAAAACGGAGAGTAAAAAATGGAAGAAAAAACCATGACGATTGAAAAAGAAGTCATCGACATCGTCACCGAACAGCTCGGTGTAGATGCGGCTGACGTTACGCTTGCAAAGTCTTTTGTTGAAGACCTTAACGCCGATTCGCTCGACCTCACAGAGTTAATCATGACCTTCGAAGAGCGTTTTGGCTTTGAAATCTCAGAAGAAGAAGCTGAGAAGCTCAAGACTGTAGGCGATGTCGTCACCTACATCCAGAAGAAGAAAGCTTAAAGTAAATTTTTTCTTTTTCGACTCTAAAGGAGCTCAGTTTCTGGGCTCCTTTCTTTTTATACAAATCTCTAATTATAAATTTTTTAATCCTCAAAAAATACTCATCTACGTGCTATAATATACACACTATTTTTCACTAATGGTTAAGAATGGCAGTTGTCCAATCTGCTCGTTTTTCTGGAGTGCCACCCCCTGTTATCAGGGACGTCATATTCGGCATGCTAACGCCCGCAGAAGTAGCCACATGCGCTCAAACGTGCCTGCGTTTTCGCGATCTCTTTAGAGAGAAAATAGGGCTACTAACTGCGAACCTTTTAAAAAACGAGGCGCTCGCCTTCTCTTACCAGAGAGTCTCGCTAAGCCATCCGGGTGCACCTACCCATGAAATTTTCGGGAAGTGGTGCCAAAACCAGCTTGATGAATGCATGCTTTTTCGTAAACGAAGAGCTGAGCTTAGTGCGCTAAAAACTACCTCTGAGTGGAAAAGGCTTACTCCTTCGGGCATTCAAAAGCTCTATCTCATTGCTACTTCGC
Above is a genomic segment from Chlamydiales bacterium containing:
- a CDS encoding ketoacyl-ACP synthase III; protein product: MLAKARIIGTGSYLPTRVLSNSDLEKMVETSDEWIFTRTGIKERRIAAEGEHTSTMGFEAAKRAIENAKIQPEEIDLILVATLTPDHIFPSTSCILQSLLKLPNAAAFDLQAACTGYVYGLSIAKSFVESGMYKNVLLVASEKLSSIVNYKDRNTCVLFGDGASACIVSAKGKGLHIREICLGADGEQACLLTLPAGGSRTPASQESVAANLHYLTMEGKEVYKHAVRRMEAACNQCLAQAGLSEKEISWLVPHQANIRIIEGIAKRFEVPMERVFMTVHKYGNTSASSLGIALDELLQEYKIKSGENLLLTAFGAGLTWGSCILTYKDEES
- the acpP gene encoding acyl carrier protein — protein: MTIEKEVIDIVTEQLGVDAADVTLAKSFVEDLNADSLDLTELIMTFEERFGFEISEEEAEKLKTVGDVVTYIQKKKA
- the fabD gene encoding ACP S-malonyltransferase, which translates into the protein MSRRFAYLFPGQGAQYVGMGKDFYDQFPIARQTFEEADDLLGQTFSKLIFEGPGEELTLTKNSQLAIYIVSIAIWRTFQQQCPDVHPTLCAGLSLGEYTALTAAGKVSFADCLQLVKARGLYMHEACLSSPGTMRVVLGLEVEAVEKALAELGSDSKVWIANLNCPGQVVIAGDLAHMDKAAEHLKVRGAKRVLPLDVSGAFHSPLMREAQERLSPIIQATPLKETPVSLIMNSVGRVVSSLDEIRKSMTDQVTHPVFWEKGIRSVEGSVDLYIEMGCGKTLSGMNKKIGTLAPTLTLEKVTDLDTVITSLMAGV
- the fabG gene encoding 3-oxoacyl-ACP reductase FabG; its protein translation is MLKDKKALITGGTAGIGKEIALRFAREGAHVAVFGTNPERVQEILQELEGARISPEQKFFAEAVNVADKKAVESAIQHLLTGFGTFDVLVNNAGITRDNLLMKMSEQDWDEVMDVNLKSVYNTCQTLVRPMMKARGGKIINISSVIGLTGNAGQVNYAASKSGMIGFTKALAQELASRGICVNCIAPGFIQTRMTDVLTDSQKEGILKKIPMGRMGSAREIADATVFLASDLSSYITGQVLTVDGGMVM
- the recR gene encoding recombination protein RecR, which codes for MSKYPSPLVKLIANLKKFPGVGGRTAERFAFHLLGWSDHELSELAESISTAKARIRTCPECHCLMDEKRCDFCDLTKRETSQMCVISSAKDLFAIEETGSFRGLYHVLGGLLSPLEGKHPQNLNFEGLKRRIRTHNIQEIIVALDSTLEGDTTALYLREQLQGSGIKISRLAFGLPMGSSLDFVDGGTLLRAFSGRQGF